TAAAAGAGTTTCTACTGTGACCAGGACGTGAAAGTTCTACCAAATCAATTCTctaatatatcaaaatctCGTTATAATCAAAACTTCAAAATACCTATTCGATTCGTGCGGTcaatatgtttatttttttccttttttcttttttttatttctttttctttttcttttttcacaaaaaaaaagtcacaCAAATCATATCGTTTTCGAACACTTACTGGGAACAAGATCGCCAAATCCTATGGTAGTCATCGTcacgaaacaaaaataaaacccTTCGAAAAAGCCCCAATCGTCTTCCCAAAGCATGAACATACCTGCGCCGCACGCCAAATATACGAAAAGTAATGCTACTGCTGCGACTGCACctaaataacaaagaaaaaagatatatcgaCTTTTCGGATTGcaatcgaacgatttatctttgttcttctttccaaacgttcttttttaattaccaaCTGATCTTCTCCCAGCTAGATTCATAGTAAAGCAAGGTGTGGCTGTTAGGAACGATAATCTCGATTTTGCTATAACAGTTAACTGGACAACAGCCTCGGCGAAAAGTTTGCCCCAATCGGCAATTACGGTCAAGGTTAAGGGAATTCCTATGATGGCGAAGAGAATGCAAAAAATTCTTCCATAATTCGTTGACGGTACTACGTTTCCGTAGCCTAAAGAAtagggacaaaaaaaaaagagaaaaaagaaaaaaaggaatacgaATTTATCTTTcacgatagaaaatatttcttatatctttagagatgaacaaaatattgtAAGTTACCGATCGTTGTGAGAACCGTGCTAGCAAAAAATACAGCTTGAAGGATGCTCCAGCGATCGGTAGAAATCGCTGGTAACTCTGCCAATCCTCGATCATCCTGTTCAATGGCTTCCGTTACGAAACTGACCAACATACCAGCTTCGGCAGTTTCTTGAATCGCCTCCTCGTATTCTCGTAATTTTACGTTCAcctaaaagattaattttttattctctctctctctctctctttctctttttttttctttcttcctcttttcgtcagatattatagatattaacaCACGCACATAGAATTGTAATCTAATAAGTAGCAAGAAATTTCGTATACTCGCCAGAGTTCTCAAGTTGGTCACATCGGTATTGTTAGAAATCGTATCGAGAAATCTGTATCTTTGCGTACGTAATTTCGTACGTAATCTTTCTAATCTTGCTAATTCTGCTGGAAGCTCGATCTGTCGAAAAACCtgaaataatttgttaggatataaataaaattgcgtaaagaaaatttgaacaaTTGAGATCATTCTAATCGTGTTAATTCCTTCGATAGAGTTCGATTTGTTTGAAAGATACGATGACTTTCgaatttcgaaatttcgaaatttataaAGAGAAGTTCAAAAGTAAtctcaattaattattatttcgtgtataatagaagaatatataacgaaaattgtcctttttactatttttggTCGATTATCAGAGAATTAGAATTGTGtgcaacgaagaagaaaaaggagtagAAATATgattctcttttccatttttaaacGCACTTGACAATAAAAGGTATAAGTTTTCTGAAAGAAGATCCGGTTAGTCGCTTCCGCTTGAACATGAGTGTGTCCACTCAACGTTAATGTACATCCAAAGCGTTTAGAAACAAACGCTGCATGGATTTGTAATTTCAAGTACgataaaattagattttatttatcttatttatttttaatcgtacgatagtctcttattttctctttttttttgtttttctttgtaaatatttttaaatcgttcaaagtaaagatatattttaaattatttaaatatttgtaaattattcaGCAACACGACGCTAAACTAAAAAACTAAATACCAttagaagaaagataataagtGAATTAACGACCCGAACTAAACAttgaacaatttatttaagaaatgtGATAGgcatgtaataaatttttttttccttcttcctttcctttcttacaAATACACGATCAAGTATATAAACGCGATGAAATTCTCCGTGGAAATTCGTACATTTGTAAAATCCAGCCGTGAACGTTCAAGTTGAAATACCATTTTCATCGGCCTGCTCTCTTCAACAACTAAAAATAGAATCGAATTGGATAGCCCGAGAGCGAAGCGTTTGTTGTAAAAACAAACTTATTTCTCCCGAAACTGATCGTTTCGTATTTACTTATGTATAAACAAAGTAAACGTAACGATTCTTTGCTTCTTCGTTTATTGCGTAaatgaacgaaaataatattgctcggtagtatataaaaaaagaatttttgaaaataaaacgattaaatattttatctatttatttatttgtttgtttgtttgtttatttatttattttttatacgattataaattaatatattgcaTTAGCAATAATTCTAAAGTTGATTTTTTATAACTCACCATACCACCGGCTGCCGTATAAACCATCAATGTTATTAAAAGACCGACATGTCCAGCaacagattttatttttctcatagtTTCTTCTCGTAAAAAAGGTTTAATTTCGTCAGAATTTCGAATATCATTTGAAGATTCTGATCCGTTGATATCTTTGCTAACTCCATTGTATTGGCCAAGTTCGATAGacgaatttgtttttttactcACTGTcattatataaacgaataaattgaaaatattttcaatagcAGAAACTGTGCAAACGGAACAAGCAATCGTCGCGGACTGATGCAGATTCCACAAGGATCTTCGATTACTTCAAACACGTCTCTCCCGAATAAGATCGAATGGAACTCCATCTCTTCGGTTTTATCTACCAATTCAATTTACCCGCCACTCCAAGCGTCATCTAACGACGAAGCGTTCAaactaattttctcttttttctttgttttctttctttctttttttttttttttcatttattttatatcaattataaactATTATCGCGTAACAAGAGACATATTGTAAATGAttagtattaaataaaagtttcttcgatcatttttaaattgcagtatttttcttttttttctttttttattttatacttcgAAGTATAAACATTTGTATTCTTGGAAACTTCcatgcttttattttttttttttataaaggaaTGAATGAACTTTCAAATCTTTACTATATATGATTTactattcataaaaaattatttgagcattttttcttctttcaaatcaTTGCGGATATTGTCATGGTGATCACCCGGTATAACCAACGAGTAGGTCCCTCTAGCTGCAGAAACagtaagataaatttattatgaacTGTATTATAAACTTAAAATTGTACTTTTCGTCAGTTTCCATCATGCAAAACTTGTGCTAGTTTTGTTgtttattgatacattatttgttttaaaaagaggaaattttaaagaatataaaaaaaaaaaacgtatacgtatgtgaTATTTgagatttgaaaattatattctataacCAAAAACTGTTCGTTGTGAAagtttttcttgaaatttcgTCAATCATATGAATGCTTAAAAGGTTAggcgtaattttttttttttgtttaaataatatcaatttgtgacgatataaaatataataaaagcaatattgatactaaaataaaatctttatcgTTTCAGTTGTATTCGTAGATAGATAactaagataaaaattaaaacatgtATCAAGacactaatattttttaacaacaaGTTTTGATCATGACAACGGTGAAAGTTCATGGCGGAATAGATATATTGCGGCTACCTGTTAATGAAGAAGAGCATGTCTTTCCACCATGGCAAATCAAATACACTCAATCTCATATACTTCACTCCAAGTGTTCAAAAAGCGAGAATGGCTGCGGTGACCAAGACGCTACTGCTTGCCAGTTTTGCatgtatgatatttttataattgctattatattatatggtCGAgcaatacttatatatttgataaaaatctttGATAGATATAGTAAAACTTTAGAACTGCCACATATGCCAGATATGGTATTTCCAAATAACGTATTAACTCTGAAACATCGAGATGGAGCTGTTTTGCAATTCAATGCGCTTGATGcattaaaatatgtttctaATGGGAAAATCAATGTACAACTTGCTTGCGCCGAAGCATGGAAAGAATCAAGGTAAACGTGATATTTCTACCaaagtacgtacatataaattatagattaaatttatattgaacGCGATATGCAAACATTTATGACAGATCCGAAAGCAGTGAATTTTTAGAGGAGAAAGTTAAGCCATTCGATTGGACTTTTACAACCAATTATACAGGTACAATATCTGGATTTCATTTGGAAGAAACAAATGAAAGAATTGATTTAGACaaattgagaagaaaagaaaaaattaggtTTTATCATGATTTAACACTTTTTGAAGACGAGCTTCATGATAATGGCATCGCTGTATGTTCTGTTAAAATTGTAAGTTGTAAAATGTAATGTGATAATTACGTATGTTAATCGCTAAAACTTATACATCTTTATCTATTACTTGTTTCATTAGCGTGTAATGCCTACTAGTTTCTTCATTCTCCTACGTTATTTTTTGAGAATTGATAATGTTATGTTAAGAATAAAGGATACTCGCATTTATCACGAATTTGGGCAAAATTATCTGCTACGAGAATTTACAACTCGGGAAGCCAAAGTTCAAGACATTCATGTAAGTATAATGTCATTGTAATTTAACAactatatgtaaaataattttctttattatttttaaacaataaattataaaaacaatatatcgtCAATAGGTATCTCCAGTATTGTTCATAGAACCAAGTGAGATAGCACCTCACTTACCGCTAACTGAAAGTTACTATCATAAATTGATTGTACaatcgaaagaagaatcgaAAATAGAGGATGGAACGTCGACTTCTGTTGATAACACAGTAGATAATACTATTACTTAATCTTTATAGACATTttctgaaaaacaaaaaaaaatgagtgaTATCAAATATACTCAATCACAATTTATTacctaaagaaaaagaactaaaaaCTTGCACGTATTTtgcaattgaaaaaaaaaaaaaattataaaatacttttcagaaaatatataggatattgattttatatgatGAATATAATTTGCTTGAAATCAGGCCACAGTAGTACAGAAAAGGAGTATGTAATTTCTATATGAGATgcaacgtataaaaaaaaaaaaaaaaaaaaaaaaactgttaaacaataattttctgttTAATCCGTAATAAAGTCGtttcacataaaaaaaaattatcaaatatctttgtagtataaattatttactgGAATCAAGTATTTCATTCGTATCCATTAGCTTATCAGAAGAAAGTCATTATCAAACGAGagattaaaatatctatttctggtaagatacaatataaatatatagctCCGTAATAATAGATCCACGCATTAATTTTCCCATTTGATTTTTTAGATGAACGTCTTAATTCTGGATACAAATAGTTCGATAAGACAACACATTACGTCTTGAGTATAATgttgaatgaaaatgaaaatgatataaaatggGGCAGATCGTATAACGAGGCAACCGTACTATAAACGTATTCATAAAGACCAACGATATACTGATAATAAAATCGTACATCTATACATACTGAGACAACGTATGTCTATATACCGATAGATTTCATTTCAGAATTATCAACGAGTTTTGTCTTCAAGGAATAAAATCAATAGGTATACAGCagttgtaatattatataaaaaatataatttcaattttgcaAAGATTTCATTAATGCATTTGTCACTTACGACGTATATtatcgagatttttttttttcttttctttcgttctttctcgtaaattttcgttctttttttcgataatttatttaaagatattcCTCGATATCCTTCCTTCactcattttaattattttacgagaATTTTCAATAGTCATAGAAATGATTATTGGATGCGTCGTAGGTATCGATGACAACATCATACGTTTCCATAATACACCCGTAGAAATGGCAATTCCCAGCCATATGCTTTACATAAAGCCACACCTTCGACTTGCATAGTCGATGTTAAGCGGGTGTGACTAGAGCGAATGGGCACGTACAACGAAAACAAAGATTTcttcatatgtacatacatgcacacacatatatatatacacatatacatatatagcgATCCGACTTTTCATAAGCGAATtcatgtttaaatataaatcattctaAAGAATATAGAAACAATCGGATAAACGCAAATCAGATGTACGTTTCAAGATAATCGTttagaaagatttaataagataatctaattacgaaaataatattataaaaactagGACCCGATGAAAATCATTTAGAAGAAAGTAGTACGACATATTCATAATAACGTTAATTTTCAAAGGAGGCCAAGGATACTATGTAATACGAACGCGAGTCGTTCGCGTAATAACGATGTTACGCTGTTGTTGATGTCATGAGCATTAAGTTGGCCCATATATAATgcagacttttttttttctaccataCGTATTCATGAATCAAGAAGAATGAGCATACATTGAGAGAATTCAAAGCTTTAATCCGCAATCAATGACAGgtgaatgaataataatatcttgatTGATTGCTATCAGCTGACACGATCGAaacgttaaatttttttatttcctcctagcagagatcgatcgatctaccAGACACGATCATTGAAAGAAACTCTTTCATCAAATTGAAAGAGAACTTGgtcatgaaaattatatttctctctctctcttttaagataccaataaattattgtaagtTCAAAGTTCAAGACTCCTATATCACATGGTACTACTAACTTTCTTATCGAGTTTTAAGTTTGGTCTATGCAaccgtatttctttctctccctctctctctctcttattctttctctcttggcaCGCGTTAAGTCGCGCATCAGCCAAGGCGTAAGCCAATTTTTAGTTCCTAAACTAAAGCAAGTCCTCCTCCTGGTCGTTCTTCCCCGGCGATATCTGACCTTGGAAAGGTCAcgtctctttcacacacaccTCGCCGCATTCCACGAGAGTACCTCGGTCGTTCTTAGCGAATGCAATTGTATACTTATCGCTAAGAGATCCGTACGAGGTACGAGTTCAGAGACTTGGATttggataaatagataagGACGAAGTAGATGTAGCAAGGTCACGTCTGGAAACTATCCGAAGGTACCTACATATTAATCTGTGCGTGCgaggatgtatgtatgtgtatatatatattaattattgtaaaacaaaaaaaaaagataaaacatacgacacaagaaaggaagaaaggaaggaaatatcAATTGCAAAATCTTTggaaaaatttcgatcgaatgcTGGATCGATTCGATAAGAGATCGACGTGTCGTCGTCAATCGAGTGATCCTGGAGTAAACTCGTTACGGCCATGCTCGGAGAGCAAGGAGTGCGTGTAAAAACTTGGGTGAACTCCAGCgcgaaaagggaagaaaaagaaaggagggagagagagagagagagagagagagagagagagagagagaaagatagacagatagagagagagagagagagagagagaaatgaagaggAGTGGAGAGAAGGTTGGAGTAGGCGCTCGTTCCTGGGTGAAGCTCGAAGGGTACCCCTCACTCTCCTCGCCATCCTCGGCAGCACGATCGCCATCATCAGCGTCACTAgaagcaacagcagcaacagcagcagcagcagcagaagTAGCAGGAGTCGCCCTTCAATGTGCCAGTGTGCGTAGGTGTTTCCGGCCTGGCCGCCATCGGcgtcctcatcgtcgtcgtcgtcgtcgtcgacgacgacgacgacgacgacgacgtgcaACGGAGTGGTCTGCCGCGTCGCGTGTAAAAGAGAAgcatacagagaaagagagaaagagagagagagagaggaagaagaaggtatGCGAGCCACGAATACTTCTCTGtctttgtatatacgtacgtacatacgtatgtatatgtgtgtatacgtgcactctttctctctctttttctccctctctctctctctctctttctctctctcactccctcttccgaaagagagaggagcaGCCTCGGCCGGAAGCAGTTACTCGTACGATGCAACGAAAATATCAGGCGTCCGTTTCGCAATCAGCCGACCCGCGTTCGTCGAGTTTAATATAGAACACTGGTGGTGGTACGCCCAGTCGCAAAAACACACCACGCACGTTGCCTTCGCTCGTGTAAACTGGCTActatgtctctttctatctctatctctctttctctctctctctctctctctctctacccctctttcttactctctgtGTACACGCGAAAGCTCCGAGATCCAACCTTTTAATGGACGACTCCCAATggacaccaccaccaccaccaccaccaccttcttcttcgtggtatccttctttttttttttcatcgtgacCTTGACTCTTCGGATGGCATTTTTGTATGGTAGAGACTCTAACACATCCGTTGGATCTGTCTctcgaggagaaagagaaggagaaggaagaagaagaagaagaggaggtggaggtggaggagatgcagaaggagaagaagtaaaagaaggaggaagaagagcaggggaaggagaagaagaagaagaagaaggagacaCCGAGGAGCAGCGAACTCTGACATCTTGGCGACGATCGTCTTCCGTTGCTCCCTCGTGCATTCGTTCGAGTGTAGAGAGGAAAGGATAAATAAGCGTGAGGGAGGAGAAGCGTGAAGGGCGTTGTTGTacgactatctctctctctctctttctgtctctctctattctctcttctctctctctctctctctttctctctctcttcctcgagGCTACGCACGCCAAGTAGGAGAAGGAGGACGATGatgacgagaaagagagagaaagagagagattgagagggaggaaggggtACTTCCGGTCACGTGAATCACTGCACCGACCAGCCACTTtgctctcttcttattttcggCTCATCTCGCCGCTCTCTTGagcccttcttcttcttcttcttcttcttcatcgtcgtcgtcgtcgtcatcctcctcctcctcctcctcctcctcatccttctctctctctctgtctctttcctccctctcttcacCCCTAGGCTTCCCCTGCTCGTTTCTCGATTAATGTACCGCGTCACAAATCGGTCACGAACGGACGAAGCAAACACAGTGGGACgacgtgttctctctctccgagagagaaagagagagagagagagagagagagagaatgatgcGTGGGGTTCTGTAATTTACAACGGATGCGGTGCATCCAATGCAACATTCTACGGGGCACACGAGGATGCCCTGAATACTTTCTCACTCTCGCCGAATATTTTCGTTCGGCAACCTTCCGGATGTTAGTCGAGTTTTGCCGAGGGAGGATGTGATATCCCTCTTTCgagtcctcctcctcttccttctcttcatcctcctcatcatcgtcatcatcatcgtcatcgtcatcgtcgtcatctttcttctcttcctgcCCCCACTCCACAACTCACCTCCCCtctatcaaaaagaaaaaaaaaactcgctCGTTGCTTAGACTCTATCATTTACACGTAACGTTCTACTTTTATCTACTACTACGAGAGTGTAATAGATTGTTAGATAAAGTTACATCTAATGGTAAACGCACgtaagtagatagatagatagatagatagatagatagatagatacagatatagatatagatatatatatatatatatatgtatatatttacaagacATATACAGAGTGTATAGGcttaacattaataaaaacttGATTTCTTTCGATTGGCGAGACACACGCACTCACGTattacacgcatacatacacagcAGACGCTACCGAGgcattcaaaattttttctaccctctttttctctctcattcttgtCATTATCTTAACAGACGacatactctttctctctctctctctctctctctttctctctttagaaTTTTTACAAGGGATGCTTTTTACACCAATGAATTCGATCGAc
Above is a window of Vespula vulgaris chromosome 4, iyVesVulg1.1, whole genome shotgun sequence DNA encoding:
- the LOC127063019 gene encoding TWiK family of potassium channels protein 7-like isoform X2, with the protein product MTVSKKTNSSIELGQYNGVSKDINGSESSNDIRNSDEIKPFLREETMRKIKSVAGHVGLLITLMVYTAAGGMVFRQIELPAELARLERLRTKLRTQRYRFLDTISNNTDVTNLRTLVNVKLREYEEAIQETAEAGMLVSFVTEAIEQDDRGLAELPAISTDRWSILQAVFFASTVLTTIGIPLTLTVIADWGKLFAEAVVQLTVIAKSRLSFLTATPCFTMNLAGRRSVGAVAAVALLFVYLACGAGMFMLWEDDWGFFEGFYFCFVTMTTIGFGDLVPKKPKYTLLCTLYILVGLALTSTIIELVRRQYAQSWRRLQALSGPLAETIRRLGEHAGGDMSALHSDLRKVLTVVSMPRLKWSQSDRSDSKEKEWEEAVEAVLRDIAASATTTPPKKPIVQIVVYESSV
- the LOC127063020 gene encoding TIP41-like protein, yielding MTTVKVHGGIDILRLPVNEEEHVFPPWQIKYTQSHILHSKCSKSENGCGDQDATACQFCIYSKTLELPHMPDMVFPNNVLTLKHRDGAVLQFNALDALKYVSNGKINVQLACAEAWKESRSESSEFLEEKVKPFDWTFTTNYTGTISGFHLEETNERIDLDKLRRKEKIRFYHDLTLFEDELHDNGIAVCSVKIRVMPTSFFILLRYFLRIDNVMLRIKDTRIYHEFGQNYLLREFTTREAKVQDIHVSPVLFIEPSEIAPHLPLTESYYHKLIVQSKEESKIEDGTSTSVDNTVDNTIT
- the LOC127063019 gene encoding potassium channel subfamily K member 1-like isoform X1; protein product: MTVSKKTNSSIELGQYNGVSKDINGSESSNDIRNSDEIKPFLREETMRKIKSVAGHVGLLITLMVYTAAGGMVFRQIELPAELARLERLRTKLRTQRYRFLDTISNNTDVTNLRTLVNVKLREYEEAIQETAEAGMLVSFVTEAIEQDDRGLAELPAISTDRWSILQAVFFASTVLTTIGYGNVVPSTNYGRIFCILFAIIGIPLTLTVIADWGKLFAEAVVQLTVIAKSRLSFLTATPCFTMNLAGRRSVGAVAAVALLFVYLACGAGMFMLWEDDWGFFEGFYFCFVTMTTIGFGDLVPKKPKYTLLCTLYILVGLALTSTIIELVRRQYAQSWRRLQALSGPLAETIRRLGEHAGGDMSALHSDLRKVLTVVSMPRLKWSQSDRSDSKEKEWEEAVEAVLRDIAASATTTPPKKPIVQIVVYESSV